ACCTTGGTTGGCCCCAACCAGCTCCCTCCAAGCTGAGGCATTTCTCTGGGAATAGCTCAATCCTACAAGTTGTCCCCAAAGGGCAGCATGAAGAGGTTGATGTTAGGTTCCTGCCAGCAGAAATTTAACAGGGCCCCATCAAGCTTTGCACTCTGAAACACCTCCACAACCTCATATCACACCTCCCGGCATGCAATGCTGAGGTCTCTCCCAGCTGGCTGCATAGGCACAGCCTCAGGGATTTAGGATGGATGCCCAAGGAAAGCCTTGTGACTGAGTTAGAAGGATGGTGAAGACCAGGGAGGGCACAAACGGTGAAAGATAGAGCATGGTGTTACCTGCACGTGAGCTGCTTTCCTAAGAAGCTTTCATAATTATTGgtttcctttgcagaaaggTGGAAGGCAGCTTGGAAGCACTTGTCTGTGCAGCACAGTGTGGGTCCAGGTGGCAGAGAGCAGAAATGACCACACTTACATCTCCTCTGCTGTGTCTGCATGGAGGTGGACACATGGAGGTTCTAGTTTACTCCAGTGTTTTCCCCTTACTGTGCAAGAGGATGATGCAGGCAGCAAGACAGCTCATTGCCCAGGTTAAAATGACTCAGTTCTGCTTCAGATCTTGCTTATATTTTACCAGCTTTTTATCTGAACATCTcattaacaaaagcaaatggaCTATAACATCTTCTAAGCAAGCTTGCTCAGAAATCCCTGAAACAATcaaaagatggggaaaaaaattcattGCATCTTATGCATGAATTCTTGGAATTTTAGATATATCAGGCAATACCTCTCTTTATTCACTCAAATTAGTCTAATTGCATGCATATTTATTGTCCACTGTTCCTTAGTATCTAAGCAAATCAAAGTAGGCTGCTTCACTACTGAGACAGCAATTTTGCATAAGAAATATGGACAGTTTTGCATCAGACTAATAATCCTATTTCATTATTCAGAACCAGAGCTAAAATTAGCAGGCACCTCAACAACCAGCTGCATATTTTATCTTCAAGGTACAAGCCTGAATTAGCACTGGCCTCTGCCTCCTACCAGTAGCCCTTAATTCCAGATGGGCTCTTCTACGCCAAGATCATTGACATGAGACAGGCATGTGAGACTCGGGCTACCTTGTGTATTTGTATCCCTATTTAAACACCAAAGGGACTCCAGAAGTCAGGCTGCATTTGCTATGTGCCAGAAAACTACGTAAAACTTCAAATCTGACTTTTTATATAGCCTTTTAAGGAGAAATCAGTCCTGTGCTGATACCTGTTTAAAGGTAAATGCAGACAAACCCACCCACAAAATTGGACCTGCTCACACCAGAAGCACCAGCCTTTTCTCAAATCCACCCTTAAAATGATGCAGCCCCTTTCTCCCCAGGCTGGACAAGTGATGGGGAGCCCCTAGCACAGAGCAGGTGCAGTAGCTCACCCTCACTCTCTAAATAAATGCCaaagcctttcattttgttgtgcaaaacccacaaaactgtCCTTTTGGAGCTCTTTTAAAACACCACGGACAGATGGAAAAATTCCCTCTTGACCAATGCTGTGTTTTAAGCACTCTTAATCTGCAGGGACATTGCCGCTTGTATGGGAGACTTTGAAGGATGCAATATACCcaaataaaactctttttttttttttttttttagcctctGTACACTGGGGTGAGAGAAAGggtaaaaaaatcacagttctgGAATAAAATCCTCCAATGTCCCTTCTGCCTGTGCTTCAGGTCTAAACCCCAGACCAGCTTTCAGAAACCTTTGCCCCTACCACAGACTTGCCTCCTCATGGACAGGATACCAGGGGTGTTTGCACAAAACAGGGGCTgggtaggggaaaaaatgttcacCCTGCTATAGAGGAAGCTTTCCCAGAGGCTGTTATCAACTCCTGGATGCTGGGCAGGACCCAGGGTTGACCCCAAAGGGCTGGCAGCCTGgccttttcctccctgcagctgaGTGCACCCCCCCTGCTTTTACCCCATCCAGCATCTCCGCATCCGTGCTGATCACCTGCAACACCTCCTCAGCTGCTTCAGGTCTTAGGGGGCTGCTGatatgctgctgctgctgctgtgacgTCTCCATCACCCTTGTAGTCCTTGGGCTCTTGCCAGGTCACCTCCTAGGTGAAGTCTGCTTGCTGAGCATGGTTCAGATCAAACCTTGTTCCTAAAGCCCCTGGAAGGTTTTGGGGCTGAGAGCACCGTTTTGCTTGTTCTGGGATTtgtctgcaggaggaggaggaggtcacATCTACAGGAAGGGTGCTCGTGGTTCACCTGGCTGCCCCAGCAAGTGGGGCTCAGTCCCCTCttcccagagctgtgctcagAAACAATATTTACTGATATTAGCTTACCATCccaaggcggggggggggattaCTATGAAATGTTTACGAGGACTGTTTGAAACCTGAGAAGAGGATGTTTTTAGTTACGGGAAAAGAGCCAAATACCTTGGAAGAGAAATATCCGAGCTTTAAGAATTAATTACCGCTTCCAGTAATGCAGGCTGAACTATTAAATAACCTTGCGCAATTTCCTGGGCAGATGCATTTTAATGGGAGGATTGTGCACAGATCAACAGCGAAATAGGGTTCACCAAGCCCGGGCACGTGGGCAGAGCCCTTCGCACCTGTGCTTACCCAGCAAAGGGCAGAGGATGCTGTGGGGTCTGAAGCAGAGGCTGATTCACAGCATCTCACAGCTTGAGGGCCTCTGGGTGAGGATTTCTCTTGTGGATGGTCAATGCCAGTCCAGGAAGGAAAACGTGGATAGCAAAACAAGGGTGATCCTAAACACCACAGTTGTAACATCTCTGGAGCTCTGAAATTATTGTGCAAACTttcacagaatctcagaatcacagaatcctctaggttggaagagacctccaagatcatctagtccaacctctgtcctaacactaacaaaacctccactaaaccatatcactaaggactacatctaaacgtcttttaaagacctccagggatggcgactcaaccgcttccctgggcagcccattccaatgcctaacaaccctttcggtaaagaagttcttcctaatatccaacctaaacctccctggcgcaacttgagcccattccccctcgtcctgtcaccaggcatgtgggagaatagaccaacccccacctctctacagcctcctttaaggtacctatagagagcgataaggtctcccctgagcctcctcttctccaggctaaacaatcccagctccctcagccgctcctcgtaagacttgttctccagacccctcaccagcctcgtcgcccttctctgaactctctcgagcacctccatgtccttcttgtagcgaggggcccaaaactgaacacagtactcgaggtgcggcctcaccagagccgagtacagggggacaatcacctccctagacctgctggccacgctgcttcttatacaagccaggatgctgttggccttcttggccacctgagcacactgctggctcatattcagccgactatcaaccaatactcccaggtccttctcggccaggcagctttccaaccactcatctcccagcctgtagcgctgcttggggttgttgcgctccaggtgcaggacccggctACTTTGCAATACGGTGCAGGACCCTTTGCTACATTGCTTTTCAATTGTAAATGAAGTCAGTGAAACGGGTGCTTTCTATACCCTAAGTTTTCTTTCGGAAGAAAAAGATAGGAAGATAGGGTATAACTGGTTGTGCTACGCAATATACACTGGCCTAGCAAGTGTATGATATGTATTTGTATACCTGATCCTGCTTCTTTTAGTAAAGAGCGTCAAGCAATGAATGTATTAAGAAAGCCTCTTAaaccagttattttttttttcagtaaaaggaattaatttctcCTTATCTTTAGATATGTGGAAAGAGAACAGTGGATGAGCAAGGCTGAGAATCAGTGGGGTTTTTCTGGGAAGTCTGAATTGTCACAAATTATCCAAAACTGaagctgagctgctgttttgTGAGCCATGCTCCAACTCATAACAAGCTTTTGGGGGCTGTCACTGCGGAGGTATCTCTGTGAGGCAGCTCTTTGGAGGGTTGTGTGGTACCTCAGGGCACTGAGGCAGCATCACCCCCTGGTGGTAGTTCATTCTGAACCTGTTCAGACCTTCCTAAGTAACCAACAGTTCCACCAAAAGCTATTGAAGTCCACCAGGACTAACATTGTGTTATTGGAGGTCTGGGCATGGGATATGGACTTGTTTCTAGTTGTTCCTCCATCCAAGCCTTGGCCACTTCTGCTCCCGGGCCAAAGCTGGCACTCAGTTATTGCCCACAGGGTCACCGTGGTCTTTCTTGTCCATGGTCCCTCTTGTCCATGGTCCTCCATCCAAACACACCACAGAAATATAACCGTGAATATATAACTGTATAATATAATATTGTAATATGTAACTGTatccaaacacacacacaaatataacTGAGTGCCATGTGTGCCAAGAGGCAGTGAGGAAGCAGCCTGGGTTCAGGATTACTCAACCACAGCCAAAAGAGAGGAGGACATCCATGAAACCTCCCGAAGAAGATAATCCTAGCTCTACCTAGGGACCTGTGGCTCCTGAACAGAATCGCACGGAGCTGGTTGATGGCagcagctattttaaaattcatgaaaCCTTAAAGCATCGCTGGATGATTTCATTTCTGGGAGATAACTAGACAAAATAGCCCAACGGGGGGGAGATGCTGATGTAGTAGCAGCCATAATAGTGTGTGATGCCACAACACGTTCCCGCTTCTGAAAACCCACTCATCCTTCTTGTCGGGGGAAATTGCTTGATTCTGTTCCACAGCGGAGgtggtgggaggaaggaggcagatTCATACTTCCCTCTGATCGTGGAGAAAGGCCAAGCTGAGACCTGCCATGCTCCTGAAGGGCTTAGGAAGAAACCACCCCCTGCCCaagctgcccccagcaccatccccagctccagcttccCTCGGTCAGCAGGCACCAGGGCTTGGTGCTGGGCGTATTTGCTGTAGATGTACGAGCTGAACACCTTTAGCAGCTCGCTCAGTGAAACCCCATACTGGGTGCTCAAGTAGGGAATCAAGCTTCATCGTTTCCAGCCACAACAGCCACAGTTTCAAAAGTAACCAACACGCGAACACAGTGAGTTTTTTCTTGAAAACGGTTTGTTTTCCCCAACTTCAGGACAGTGAAATGCTGCCTAGGTGCCccagttgttattttttaaattccccTTCGAATGTGTGTCCCATGCAGTGACTTTGAGCTCACTATGAAGGTATCTGTCCCCGTTAACTGCATGCCCCCGCTCCCCTCAAGCCCCCAGGACAGAGTTGTGGACCTGGCAGAGCACTTCTCAGGCTGAAGAAgtattttcaatgtatttcaaCCACTAACATCCCTTGTCCAGGCAGCCAGCGTGCTTTGGCACTTCCAGTAATTAACTCAAGAGGTTTGAGCCTAATTTGCAGCCCTGCTTTGGGTCTGCCCATGTAGGTGTTGGGCTGTGTCCCTCCAGCCCTCCTGTTCCCCGTGTTAGGCACCACAGGGCCCttaaagagcagaaatacagaCCTTACACCTGCATTCATATCGTGCACGTTGCCCCCGTAGCGGAGTTAGGTTGGAACAGGGACAGCAGCAAGTGATTACTCCACTTCCACGTTTTCTGCTCAGCGTGGAgcagagctttatttttacCAGCACAACACATGCACTTCAGAGGCAGATCTGAAGTGCAAAACCCACGTTCTGTGCTTAGACAGCCAGCAAAcgttaataaaaaataaataaataaataaaacaacactcTGGTAGGGTGGGAGAGCTGACgtaaaatgggaggaaaaagtcTGACCCGTTTCCGACTGGCTACAGATTTGCCCTGGGGAAGATGGAGATGTGATTCCTCATAAACATAGCTATTTTCTCTAAAGGAACCTACGCATCAGTCCCTCCTATCACACGGCtccagagaaagcagcagcaatccCACACACATCTCAGCCGCGGATTGCTCAGCACTTTGTCCCACGGTGATGTGCAGCAGAGGCTCAGCCCTCCCGTTAAGGGCTCTGTGGGACAGACCTCTAAAGCAGCGGGTCAGAAATGAGAGCTCATTGCTAACAGCTCGTCAGCATTCGGGTGGGGACAGgtgcaagcaaagcagcagtcactgaaggaggaaagagatCCTATTACAAGCAGTACTCTTACAGGCAGGTctctcttttcatgttttcatgtttaataaggctgtttttttgttttttgttttccccttccatATAAAGCTTTCCAACAAGGGCTTTCCAAGCATTTTATAAAGGCAGGttacatcatcatcatcaccattttacaagcagaaaactgaggcccaaaaaaaagtcatttcagcagaataaaacagcaaatcccagcccaaaacagaaaaaaaaaaaaaaaaatcaaaacctccTGGCAAAAAACCCTTTCTCCAACCACATCTATTCAGTTGCTATgcagcattattattatttttttttttgaaaaataacccTACAAGACCAAACAAAAGGGAACAACAAGGGAACTGCAAGCTTTGACATActtacttccatttttttggcattagtacaaaaataaagattttttttttaatttgttaactAGTTTACAAAAATAGAGAGTCTATTGGGTCACCCTGGAGGCTTTACTTGACTTTGGAAGACAAAGCCTGTTTGAAACGTCTCTTTAGATCCTGCATGTTGGGGGATCGGGGCCGAGGGATGATGGATGCCCGCCGCCTGTCCGCGCCGCCGGCGTGCTGCAGCTTGCTGACCTCCTTGCAGAGGTACTGGAACACGTCGCAGACACCCTGGGAGTTCTCGCTCGTGGAGATCTCTaaaaacaggctgcccaggtcgTTGGCCAGCTGCAGTCCCTCTTTGGCCTGCACTTGCCTGGCGTGGAGGAGGTCGGCTTTGTTCCCCACCACGATGATGGGAGTCCTGGCGTCCGGGTGGAGCTGGCGGATGTGCTGATGGAGGGGTCGGACTGCTTGGTAGCTGCCGTAGTCCGTGATCGAGTAGACCACGAGGAAGCCCTCTGCCCACTTCACGCACCTCGACAGCGAGTCCAGCACCTGCACGCGGTCCCCCTGCACCTGCGGCACGACAGAGCCAGAGCTTTGACATGGGGCTGTGACAGCACAACGCCTGTGCCACGGGTAGCACCGTTAGACGGGTCCAGAGAGGTCTGAGCTCTGTCCTAGGGGACCGAGCCTGGCTGATTCCCTTTTAGGAAACACAGGCTCAAAAGCTGAGCCCTCAAGTGGCAGAGAACTGATCTAATTTAAGGAAGCGAGGCACAACTCGGGGCATCCCATGCTCAGCTGGACGGCAGCGTGCCCAGCTCCAGGCAGCgaggcagagcccagggctttttatttcttaggaaaaagGGCCGAAAGCTAAACCTACCAGAATCACGAGCTCATGCCCCTGCAGAATTCACGGTTTTTGACCCAAACCTTATTTTGAAGCGAAACCTGCCTCCTGTTTCGCTGCCCGCTGTTGCCAGGATTTGGGGCGGCTCCGGAGCGAGCCGCCGAGATTTTTCCCCCCCGGTTCCCAGGGCTTtagggcggggggcggcggggccgtaCCTGGAGGCATCCCGGCGTGTCCTGGATCTGCACGGCGACGTGCTCCCCATCCAGGCGCACCAGGCGGGAGTAGAGGCTGCCGGTGTTGGGCTCGTAGTCCCCGATGAAGCGCTTGGTCAGGAAGCGCACGATGAGAGCTGGAAGAGAGGGGCTCGTTAGGACGGACGGAGGGACAAAAGGCGACAaggggggacagggaggggacaggCGGGGACATCCCGGAGCGGAGCAGCCCCGCACTCACCGCTCTTGCCGACGCCGCGGGCGCCCAGCACGGCCAGCCGCACCTCGCcgcccggcggccccggggcgcaCTCGGCGATGGGCGCCAGCAGGAAGGGCTGCGACATGCTCGGCAGGCGCATGGAGGGGCTCGgctgggctcggctcggctcagcCCGACTCGGCTCGGCCTCAGCCGCCGCCTTTTAAAGGCTCCGGCCGCGGCTCCGTGCGCGGCACCGCCCCGGCTGCAGCGCCCGGCCCCCGGGCGCCTCTCCCCGCCTTCCCCATCCTTCCATCGCCTCCTTCCCCAAAGGCCCCCGCTGCTCTGGGTCAAGCTGTGGGACCCCACGGCACTGCCCCAGGAAGGTTTTGGGGGCTGTGGTTAGGTTTGGGGTGCACCTTCACCCCGCGGGATGTGTCATCCCTGCAGCCGGGGATGGAGATGGGAAAGGAGGGGAATGATTTGGGCTTGGATCTCAGCTCTACAGCTGGATATATGAAAGAAGGGGAATGATTTGGGATTGGATCTCAGGTCTGTAGCTGGATACATCCCTCTACAGTCGGTGTAGAAAGCCCAGCTTGCAGGTCAAGCCCAAGCCAGCCCCGAAACTGAAGCGCTCTATCAGCCCCCAGGGTGTGGATTAAGCCCTTCGCTTTTTAGGAGTGGAGGAAACTTGAAAAGGGAAAGGGTCGCACAGCCCAGCAGGTAAATTAGCCTCAAGCCTGCTAACAGCTGGGTGCACGCTCCCATCTCTGTGCAAACCGTTGCCTTGGCTCCTGCAAAATCGCTTGTGCGGtgtgctgcttctccagcatGTGAGTGTTTACaagtgaaataattcatttaggggatgctttggttttgttattgtcTGGGAGATAACACAAGGAAGCAGGAAACAACACGGAGGTGCCAGCCAGGGAGCAGGCTGGTGCCAAGGGAGATGCTGTAGGCTCCCCATCGTTCACAGGCACCCTTTGCACACTGGGCACTGAGACTCTCCATCCCCtttcacagaatgttagggattggaagggaccttgaaagatcacctagtccaatcCCTTTCCAGTGGAGCACAGCTCTCAGCTCCATGGGATGACAACAggccatgtttttctttactttctcttgccctccctcctgctttctCCCCAAGTCCAGGCAAAAACCATGCCTGCTCAGCACTTCTTGGGAAACCTCCAGTGACATGAAAAGTCAGGATGAGCGCACTAGAACATCACCAGCTCTGCTCTACCACAGCAAAAGTGTCCCCAGGGTAAGTAACCCTGGCACCACAGACCACAAGGATGGTCAGAACAGCACCCACTTCCCAGGGGCTCAGTCCCACAGCGGGCAGGGACCCAGCACCCCCCAAAGTTGTGCCCCAACTGAGTTCTCCCCTTGTGCCCCATAAATCCCAGAGTTTTTCCACCCAATAAAGAAGCCACATGGATCTTTAGCTGGTCACACATGATTCACAGCAGTTTACACCCTCAGTTAAGGCTGTGGAGGAAGTGCTGTGTATTATTTGTGTTACTCCGGTGCCCAAGAGCCCCTACAAGAACATTGAGGCaatttttcccctcagaaagCGATTGCCTCTAAAATCTCTACACCAACACTCCCTGTCACgccagttttccttttgtaaacAAGATTTTCTTCCATCGCTAAAAGCTTTTGGTTTCCAAAGGTTCATGCTATTGTCATCCTCTCCCATTGTCATGCGCCGCTTGTCTCTGGCCTTGTACACAAACAGGGGCTATTTTAAAACGTTTCTTTATAAAAGAGCTATCAGAGTACATTCAGCGTGCCCTTGAAAGAGCGGCGTTAAAACGAGTCCGTTCCAGGCAGATGACTGCTAGGCACTGGGAGCTGTGAAAGCAGGGAGCATTGAATGCCACCCCCAAACACCCAGCTCCTCGTCCCTGGGCGGCTGTGGAGCTCACGCTGCCTTCCCGATGCCACGCACTCCCAAAGGGTGAGCAGTGATGGTCATTTGCATGAACCTAAGCAGGGACCACCATCAAGGAACTCGTTTCAGGGAGCAACGTGAGCACATCACTCGGTGAAGCAGTTGGGGCTCGGGTTCTTTATGAGAGCCCTTGTTCTGTGGGCCAAGTGCTCCCCAGGCTCTACGGGTTCAAATCTGCTCCAAGGAGCCCTTCATCCCTCGGCTGCAGCTCCCACGTGGAAGCACCACTCTGTACTTCCACCCACCCCACACAGATGTCCCATGCCCCAGCACTATGGTCCCTGTAAGGCCTTTGGTGCCAGTCCCACCTGAAATCCCAATCACGCAGGACACCCCGGTGCTGCCTGACCCACACCCCCGTTCCAGGCTCTGGGAACACTCAGCACTCGGTACCCTGGGAGACGTAGGGGGGCTCACTTTGGCAGCTACAGCAGGGAGGGCATTGTGAGGGCCTCTGGAGCTCCTTTCTCCACCAAGAAACAAGATGCAGTGCTCCTCCGCAAGTCTTCACCAATGGTATAGACTCCAGGCTGGTTCTGATATGGAAATCCCAGAGGCTACAACTTGATCCTTATATATGTCTAGGTACTTCATCCACTGAGGTAGATGCACGGCCACAAAATGCAACAC
This genomic window from Cygnus olor isolate bCygOlo1 chromosome 1, bCygOlo1.pri.v2, whole genome shotgun sequence contains:
- the RASL11A gene encoding ras-like protein family member 11A; its protein translation is MRLPSMSQPFLLAPIAECAPGPPGGEVRLAVLGARGVGKSALIVRFLTKRFIGDYEPNTGSLYSRLVRLDGEHVAVQIQDTPGCLQVQGDRVQVLDSLSRCVKWAEGFLVVYSITDYGSYQAVRPLHQHIRQLHPDARTPIIVVGNKADLLHARQVQAKEGLQLANDLGSLFLEISTSENSQGVCDVFQYLCKEVSKLQHAGGADRRRASIIPRPRSPNMQDLKRRFKQALSSKVK